GAAGTACGCGACGCCGCATTCGTTCGGCGTGCACCACGGGATGCCGGGGTATTGCTATCGCTGCCCGCTGGGGCTGACGTACCCGTCGTGCGAGGTGAAGTGTGCGCAGGACATCGGCGAGCTGATCAAGTTCGCGACGCCGGGCAAAGTCGCGGCGTTCATCGCCGAGCCGATCATGGGCGTCGGCGGGTCGGTCACGCCGCCGAAGGAGTATTTCAAGATCGCGTACGAGGAGGTGCGCAAGGCGGGCGGCGTGTGCATCGCGGATGAGGTGCAGACGGGCTTCGGGCGGACGGGCACCCACTTCTGGGGCTTTCAGAATTGGGACGTGATGCCGGACATGGTGTGCATGGCGAAGGGGATCGGCAACGGGACGGCGCTCGGCGCGGTCACGACGACGCCAACGATCGCCAAGGCGCTGACCGGCAAGCTTCATTTCAACACGTTCGCGGGGAATCCCGTGCAGGCGACGTACGGCATGGCGACGCTCGACATGATCGACAGCGAGGGGATTCAGGCGAACGCGCTGAAGGTGGGGACGCAGCTTAAGGACGGACTGACGGCGCTGATGGACAAGCACAAGCTGATCGGCGAGGTCCGCGGACTGGGGCTGATGCTGGGCGTGGAGCTGGTGAAGGATCGCGTGACGAAGGAGCCGGCGACGGCGGAGGCGGCGCAGGTTCTGGAGGAGGCCAAGAACCGCGGTCTCCTGATCGGCAAGGGCGGGTTGTACGGGAACGTGCTTCGGATCAAGCCGCCGATGTGCCTGACGGGGGCGGATGCGGAGTTCATGGTGGGGTGTTTGGATGAGGTGTTCGGGGTGGTGGGGAAATGACGAATAGCGAATAGCGAATAGCGAAAAGAAGAGGGGCCGGAGTCATGTTGCGACAGAGGTTGATAGGCGCTATTGGTGTGGCTGTAGTATTCGCTCTGTCCGATCGCGCGTGGTCCGGGCCGAAAGACATTCCTGATCGACCGCCGCGACTGACGTTTGACAAGCCGGTTGATTACGTTGGGTGGTACAACGATTTTGTTCGACGCGGGCGGGATGAGAAGGACAACGCCTATCACGTCTACATGAAACTGTGTCCCGGCAAGGACTGCGACGGGATCAAACCGCCGGAGGGCAAGGCGGCGGAACAATTCGATAGAGCCATAGGTCGGGTATGGACTGCGGAAGAATTTCCTGAGTTGGCCTCGTACCTGAAGGACTGCGAGCCATACGAAAATATTCTAAAGGAAGCGCTCCGCCGAAAGTACTGCTGGGTGCCGGCCCCACCAACGCTCCCAAACTTGGTTGAAATCACGATTCCGTTTCTTGCCTCCGCTCGAACGATCGCTAAAGCCATGCTGGTGAAGGGTTGGAAGGAGGGCGAGGGGCGCATGGAGAATCAAATCGAAGCTTGGCGGAGCATTCTCCGGCACGCAACGCACATGGAAAGCTGTTCGATGATCATCACGGGGTTCGTGGCCGTCTCGCTCCGAACGCTTGTTCACGAGGATATCCTGCGAGCGCTCGGCTCGGGTTCAATCCCCGCGGATCAATGCGCTCTACTGTTTGATGAGCTTGCCACGCTCGAGAAAAGCGCGCTTCGCCAGGAGAGAATCCGTTTGGTCGAGTGGGCCATGGAACTTAACTTCTTGCAGCATTTTTACCAAAAGACCGGAGGGGACGTCAAGAAATGGGAGTCCTATCGCCCTTACCTAGAGGCATTAGGTATGAACATCGGTGATGACTTCAAGCCGGATTTTGATTTCAAAGCTAGTGCGGAGTTGTTCGACGAATTGAACTCCGACATCGCTATTTCATCGGGCAATTCGCCAACGCGCAAGGGGCTTCGTCGGCTGCGCGACGCCATCTCGGAATTGCGCCCGAAGATCGCGAAGAACTCCTTTGTTAAGCTGGTTGCCCCGAATCGAATCCGTTCTTATGAACTCGCCCTAAGAATCGAAGCTGAGCGCCGAGGTACCTTGATCGTTCTGGTGCTTCATGCCGAGTATGCGAAGAAGGGAAAGTGGCCAGAATCGCTTACGCCTATTACGAAGGAACTCAAAGTCAAGACGCGGTCCTCATTGGCCATCGACCCCTATTCGGGAAAGATGTTTGTTTACCGCTTGAACGATGGCGAACCCCTCCTGTACTCCGTGGGTGTCGATGGCAAAGACGACGGCGGGAAGCACGATCCTAAGTTCGGTGAGGAGAACGGCGGGGACTACGTCTTCTGGCCTCGGGCGACAAAGTGAGTGCGCCGAATCGCCATCGCTTCGGGAAGGCGGTACGATGCCAGCCGCTCCAGAAACCACCATGAGCGCAGGGCCGACGATCGACGTCGAAGTAGGGTCCCTTAAGCCGGATGGCACGCCGGTCTGGGACGCCATTTCGTTCGACGTGTTGTGCTCGCGGTGCGGTTACAACCTGCGGACGCTGACGCGGCCGAAGTGTACGGAATGCGGGCTGGATTTTGACTGGCGGGCTGTGCTGGACAACGCGACGCGCCGGAGCGAGTTTCTTTTTGAGCATCATTGGTTGAGGCGACCGCTGCGGTCGTGGGGGGCGACCGTGTGGCAGTCGCTATGGCCTCGGCGGTTCTGGGCCAACGTTTCGCTGCATGAGGATATCAAGCTGATCCCCCTGTTCGCCTCGATCGTCTTATCCATGACGACCCTTTTTGTCGCCCTGCATGGATCGGCGTGGATCATGAGCCGAGCGATCTACCTGGTTGCCCCCGTTCGCAGAATGCGTCCGATGAGTATCTCTGTTGTCCGGCGACGTTTTTTGGACGTGGCCTACCGGCTTGGCGAGTTTGCGTTGCTGCCATACACGGAGGGCGGGAGTTACCTGCTCTGGATGGGGGTCGCGGTCGCCCTGCCGCTGGCCGGCGCGGTCGGGCTGCTCATTGCGCTGCGGCAGACGATGCGGCGGTATCGCGTCCGGTTCGTTCAAGTGCTGAGAGTTGTCGCATACACAGCGACGCCGGTGTGCCTGTGGTGCGCCGCGGCGTATCTGGCGACCTATTACGTGTTGCCGAGCTTGTTCCGGTTCACGCACTTCAGGACGGTGCTGAAGTTCTCGTTCGCGGTCTTTGCCTGGGGCGTGTTCAGTTGGTACCTGTGGCGGGGGTTCAAGCACTACCTGCACCTTCCTCATGCGGCGATTCTGGGGATGACCGCGGCGCTCGTCGGACTTCTGATGCTGGCGACGGCAAATCTTGTCGTGGCGGCGATTGAGGAAGGGATTTTAGGCTGATACCCAATGCCGTCCCTCCATCGGAAGGCCGGGGTCGTTTCGACACCCATAATCGTCTCTTCTGCCGACTCGGCGGACAAAGACAAGCTTCAACCTGACGGTACGAACTGAGATGCGGTTTCGTTCGACGTGCTTTGCTCGTGCTGCGCGTACGACCGTCCGACGCGGACGCCGCCGGTGAAGGCGGCGTCGTAGGCGAAGAAGGTAAGCAGTTCCGCGCCATCCGTTCCACTGAATACCTTCGTGTGCGGTGATCCGCCCGCATCCGCGCCGGTGATGCTGTTGGCGCGGCCGCCGGCTTTTCCCATAGCCCGATCACCGCCGCTTCCTCGATAAGC
This window of the Phycisphaerae bacterium genome carries:
- a CDS encoding aspartate aminotransferase family protein codes for the protein MPKSISLPVCNHKPRPYTGPSKAEVLALRQQYLTPALITYYKEPFMAVEGHMQYLWDEKGTRYLDAFAGIVTVSVGHCHPKVVERVREQVGLLQHTTTIYIHPTVGQYGKKLAEHMPGDLKVTYFTNSGSEANDLAILTSRMYTGAFDVIALRNAYHGGSQTTMGLTAHSTWKYATPHSFGVHHGMPGYCYRCPLGLTYPSCEVKCAQDIGELIKFATPGKVAAFIAEPIMGVGGSVTPPKEYFKIAYEEVRKAGGVCIADEVQTGFGRTGTHFWGFQNWDVMPDMVCMAKGIGNGTALGAVTTTPTIAKALTGKLHFNTFAGNPVQATYGMATLDMIDSEGIQANALKVGTQLKDGLTALMDKHKLIGEVRGLGLMLGVELVKDRVTKEPATAEAAQVLEEAKNRGLLIGKGGLYGNVLRIKPPMCLTGADAEFMVGCLDEVFGVVGK